A portion of the Burkholderia sp. GAS332 genome contains these proteins:
- a CDS encoding two-component system, OmpR family, osmolarity sensor histidine kinase EnvZ has product MTRAWLHRALPKTLLARNIALLIVLVMLSQICALGVLLHYVQRPRVERAGAVFATYVTTLDSLLRATPPGARTELTARLDARTQLPAEAAVEPPPSLMLAYRTYQRNVFLDSLREHLPADMPARWQSEGGQRLWIRMHAPADAPQAPYWIALPIPEDAQGAGLDAAILLSLGLGALAALTGYVIQRHLNQPLQALTRAARRVSAGETPAPLPTDGPTEIAAVSSAFNQMTHALQQAEATRALMLAGISHDIRTPLTKLRLSMAMAMPDGSDSSFVVAAESYLDQIETILQQFMDYAGSGEREAAEPGDLNALIERLAGDFAGLGHEFALSLAKLPPVAYRPISMMRLLMNLMQNAIVYGGTGFAVRSWASGEAVYVAVGDRGKGLSAEELEQLKAPFQRGRNARSHSGGTGLGLAIVERIARLHGGSLQFRAREGGGLEVWVVLPLAA; this is encoded by the coding sequence ATGACGCGCGCGTGGCTGCACAGGGCGCTGCCGAAAACGCTGTTGGCGCGCAATATCGCCTTGCTGATCGTGCTGGTGATGCTGAGCCAGATATGCGCGCTCGGCGTGCTGCTGCACTACGTGCAGCGGCCCCGCGTCGAACGAGCGGGCGCGGTGTTCGCCACCTATGTGACGACGCTCGATAGCCTGCTTCGGGCCACGCCGCCAGGCGCGCGCACCGAATTGACCGCACGCCTCGACGCTCGCACGCAACTCCCTGCTGAAGCCGCCGTTGAACCGCCGCCTAGTTTGATGCTTGCCTATCGCACTTATCAGCGCAACGTGTTTCTCGACAGCTTGCGCGAGCATCTGCCTGCCGACATGCCCGCGCGCTGGCAGTCCGAGGGCGGTCAACGCTTGTGGATTCGCATGCATGCCCCGGCCGATGCGCCGCAAGCGCCATACTGGATCGCGCTGCCGATTCCGGAAGACGCGCAAGGTGCCGGACTCGACGCCGCGATCCTGCTGTCGCTCGGTTTGGGCGCCCTGGCGGCGCTGACCGGCTACGTGATCCAGCGCCACCTCAACCAGCCGCTCCAGGCGTTGACGCGGGCGGCGCGCCGCGTGAGTGCCGGCGAAACGCCCGCGCCGCTGCCGACCGACGGTCCCACTGAGATCGCGGCGGTAAGCAGTGCATTCAATCAGATGACGCATGCGTTGCAGCAAGCCGAGGCGACGCGCGCGCTGATGCTGGCGGGCATCTCGCACGACATCCGCACGCCGCTCACCAAACTGCGGCTTTCGATGGCGATGGCGATGCCGGACGGCAGCGACAGCAGCTTTGTGGTCGCCGCCGAGTCCTATCTGGACCAGATCGAGACGATCTTGCAGCAGTTCATGGACTACGCGGGCAGCGGCGAGCGAGAGGCTGCCGAACCCGGCGATCTGAATGCGTTGATCGAACGGCTCGCCGGCGATTTCGCGGGACTGGGCCATGAATTTGCGCTGTCGCTCGCCAAGCTGCCGCCGGTCGCGTACCGGCCGATCAGCATGATGCGGCTTCTGATGAACTTGATGCAGAACGCGATCGTGTACGGCGGGACCGGGTTTGCCGTGCGAAGTTGGGCTTCGGGCGAGGCGGTCTATGTCGCGGTCGGCGATCGCGGCAAAGGTCTTTCGGCAGAGGAGTTGGAACAACTGAAAGCGCCGTTTCAGCGCGGCCGCAATGCTCGATCGCATAGCGGCGGCACGGGGTTGGGTCTGGCGATTGTCGAGCGGATCGCGCGGCTGCACGGCGGCAGCCTGCAGTTTCGTGCGCGCGAGGGCGGCGGGTTGGAGGTGTGGGTGGTGTTGCCGCTGGCGGCCTAG
- a CDS encoding Uncharacterized membrane protein, with translation MSRIASAAGRLEHGLAKLLHYGTWVAAGTIAAGLAMGLPGGLDSTLESALPGLRTHAGLLSLPAGMHIVTVGIALFILLPVMRLILMLGMFLHQRDYRFSAITALVLVIVAVGLLVGAA, from the coding sequence ATGAGTCGCATCGCGTCAGCCGCGGGGCGGCTCGAACACGGGTTGGCGAAGCTCCTGCACTATGGCACCTGGGTGGCAGCGGGCACGATTGCGGCCGGCCTTGCGATGGGCCTTCCGGGCGGCCTCGACAGCACTCTTGAAAGCGCATTGCCCGGACTGCGAACTCACGCGGGACTGCTTTCACTGCCGGCCGGCATGCATATTGTGACCGTTGGCATCGCGCTTTTTATCCTGCTACCGGTAATGCGGCTTATATTGATGTTAGGGATGTTTCTGCATCAACGTGACTACCGGTTCAGCGCGATTACGGCGCTCGTGCTGGTGATCGTTGCGGTGGGATTACTGGTTGGGGCAGCTTGA
- a CDS encoding transcriptional regulator, GntR family — MNTDRNSQLPLYAQVETALAARIADGTYPPGTQLPNEASLLASFGISRTTLQKTVQNLITRGLIEIRRGKGTFVTQPRLTQPLTELSGFVEDMRAHGRHPTARLLARRIENASEDVAVKLALEPGTPVVHIQRVRIADGTPLSFDETWLPKDIGEKIIENDLEAEPIFTLLEEKYGIPLIEAEYRLEAIAANEAVAQALEVDMGSPIFLIERTSYCDENRPVDYEKLYYRGDQIQFVTRLARRKPNAQ; from the coding sequence ATGAACACCGATCGCAACAGCCAACTCCCGCTCTACGCGCAAGTCGAAACGGCACTCGCCGCGAGGATCGCGGACGGCACGTATCCGCCAGGCACGCAGTTGCCCAATGAAGCGAGCCTGCTGGCAAGCTTCGGCATCAGCCGCACCACGCTGCAAAAAACGGTGCAGAACCTGATCACGCGCGGCTTGATCGAAATCCGCCGCGGCAAAGGCACCTTCGTCACCCAGCCGCGCCTCACTCAGCCGCTCACCGAACTGAGCGGCTTCGTCGAGGACATGCGTGCGCACGGCCGCCATCCGACCGCCCGGCTGTTGGCGAGGCGGATCGAAAACGCCAGCGAGGACGTCGCCGTTAAGCTGGCGCTAGAACCGGGCACGCCGGTCGTTCACATTCAGCGCGTGCGCATCGCCGACGGCACCCCGCTCTCGTTCGACGAAACCTGGCTGCCGAAAGACATCGGCGAAAAGATCATCGAGAACGATCTGGAGGCGGAGCCGATCTTTACGCTGCTCGAAGAGAAGTACGGCATTCCGCTGATCGAAGCCGAATACCGGCTCGAGGCGATCGCCGCGAATGAAGCCGTTGCGCAGGCCCTCGAGGTCGACATGGGCAGCCCGATTTTCCTGATCGAGCGAACGTCGTATTGCGACGAAAACCGTCCAGTCGACTATGAAAAACTGTACTACCGCGGCGACCAGATCCAGTTCGTTACCCGTCTCGCCCGGCGCAAGCCGAACGCCCAATGA
- a CDS encoding two component transcriptional regulator, winged helix family, translating to MDRPAKIIVLDDEAELRNMLQRFLRGHGFDVRIAEDGKRLDRYLEREPFDLLVLDLMIGEEDGLAICARLRAQGQTLPILMLTAKGDPLDKVAGLETGADDYLAKPFLPRELVARINALLRRQKIASGDVTVTSQSVRFGDFSLDVGKQQLSRAGELLEIHSAQMLLLVALASSPNRPVSRDNLLARARGREHDALDRSIDVQVLRLRQIVEDDPSKPRFIKTVWGVGYMLIADVDS from the coding sequence ATGGATCGCCCCGCCAAAATCATCGTGCTCGACGACGAAGCCGAACTGCGCAACATGCTGCAGCGCTTCTTGCGCGGCCACGGCTTCGACGTCCGGATCGCGGAAGACGGCAAGCGGCTCGACCGTTATCTGGAGCGCGAGCCGTTCGATCTGCTGGTGCTCGATCTGATGATCGGCGAAGAGGACGGCCTCGCCATCTGCGCCCGTTTGCGCGCGCAAGGGCAGACGCTGCCGATCCTGATGTTGACCGCGAAGGGCGATCCGCTCGACAAGGTGGCCGGCCTCGAAACGGGTGCCGACGACTACCTCGCCAAGCCGTTTCTGCCGCGTGAACTGGTGGCGCGAATCAATGCACTGCTGCGCCGCCAGAAGATCGCCTCGGGCGATGTCACGGTGACCTCGCAGAGCGTGCGTTTCGGCGATTTCAGTCTCGACGTCGGCAAGCAGCAGTTGTCGCGTGCTGGAGAACTGCTGGAGATTCATTCGGCGCAGATGTTGCTGCTGGTCGCGCTGGCCTCGTCACCGAACCGGCCCGTGAGCCGCGACAATCTGCTGGCGCGCGCCCGTGGGCGTGAGCACGATGCACTCGATCGCAGCATCGACGTGCAGGTCCTGCGGCTCAGGCAGATCGTCGAGGACGATCCGTCGAAGCCGCGCTTCATTAAGACCGTGTGGGGCGTTGGCTACATGCTGATCGCGGACGTCGACTCATGA
- a CDS encoding Outer membrane protein (porin): MPASHRNRIGAILGLMGVCALGSAQIAHAQSSVTLYGIVDASLLYTSQTPNAKTGQDAGHQFSFTDGGVTGSRFGMRGVEDLGGGMRAIFELESGVSIANGSLSNSNRNEFGRQAWVGVDSRFGTVKAGLQFSPFFLAVYDFDPREMSYFGSGLVAYLNNVYATGLFNPNAISYTSPEIAGLQASALMALGGTAGDFQAGRQYSASLRYHLGSLTVDAALYSGNAGGSAASIVIPSVVAFDGRALGASYVFNNLIVKASYVQYKVAGSLNDQVYSGGASYHITPALNVDAGVWYTHDGNNSTNHSVMASTGLEYSLSRATMVYGQVGFVNNHGAMHTGLSVNNALNEVTGTTSGMNVGIRHMF; this comes from the coding sequence ATGCCAGCAAGTCATCGTAATCGGATTGGAGCCATTCTTGGATTAATGGGCGTATGTGCATTGGGATCGGCCCAGATCGCCCATGCACAAAGCAGTGTTACGCTGTACGGCATCGTCGATGCTTCCCTCCTCTACACCAGCCAGACACCCAACGCGAAGACCGGCCAGGATGCCGGCCACCAGTTCTCGTTCACCGACGGCGGGGTCACCGGCTCGCGCTTCGGCATGCGCGGCGTTGAGGATCTCGGCGGCGGCATGCGCGCGATCTTCGAACTCGAAAGCGGCGTCAGCATCGCCAACGGTTCGCTGAGCAACTCCAACCGCAACGAGTTCGGCCGCCAGGCGTGGGTCGGCGTGGACAGCCGCTTCGGCACCGTCAAGGCCGGCTTGCAGTTCTCGCCCTTCTTCCTTGCCGTGTACGACTTCGACCCGCGCGAGATGTCGTACTTCGGCAGCGGTCTCGTTGCCTACCTCAACAACGTCTACGCGACCGGCCTGTTCAACCCGAACGCGATTTCATACACGTCGCCGGAAATCGCCGGCTTGCAAGCCAGCGCGCTGATGGCGCTGGGCGGCACGGCCGGTGATTTCCAGGCCGGCCGCCAGTACTCGGCGAGCCTGCGCTATCACCTCGGCTCGCTGACTGTCGACGCGGCGCTCTACAGCGGCAACGCGGGCGGCAGCGCCGCGTCGATTGTGATCCCGAGCGTGGTCGCCTTCGACGGCCGCGCACTCGGCGCCAGTTACGTCTTCAACAACCTGATCGTGAAGGCCTCGTATGTGCAGTACAAGGTGGCAGGGTCGCTCAACGATCAGGTCTATTCGGGCGGCGCCAGCTACCACATCACACCGGCGCTGAACGTCGACGCCGGCGTGTGGTACACCCATGACGGAAACAACTCGACCAACCATTCGGTGATGGCGTCGACGGGGCTGGAGTATTCGCTGTCGAGAGCCACCATGGTCTATGGGCAAGTCGGCTTCGTGAACAATCACGGCGCGATGCACACAGGCCTGTCAGTCAACAACGCCCTGAACGAAGTCACGGGCACGACCAGCGGCATGAATGTCGGCATCCGGCACATGTTCTAG